One genomic region from Candidatus Eisenbacteria bacterium encodes:
- a CDS encoding 2-oxoacid:acceptor oxidoreductase subunit alpha has protein sequence MKPVVNDFSIHVATVNGSGSQTANTVLLRAIFQMGIPVSGKNLFPSNIAGLPTWFTIRASGKGYIARGERNDVLVVMNPETAAEDVALVEPGCVILLNDQIKIPPVAEDRIVYSIPMKSLIEPITTDVKLRKLVINMIYVGVLSQLLGIEEAEIERALDAQLGHKKKALELNHKAVRAGWEWARANLEKRDPFKLERINATQGKILIDGNAAAALGSMFGGVTVATWYPITPSSSLIESLIGYLERFRRDPQTGKASFAVVQAEDEIAAVGMVLGAGWAGARAMTSTSGPGISLMAEFTGYGYYAEIPAVIWDIQRVGPSTGLPTRTAQGDVQFVHSLSHGDTRHVVLLPSSVRDCFDFGIQAFDLAERLQTPVFVLSDLDLGMNNWMSDPFPYPEKPWDRGKVLGEKELAELPTFERYRDVDGDGIPYRTLPGVRDSKGAYFTRGSGHDEAARYTESSEAYPRVMDRLNRKYETARTLVPPPVVEMVDGAEIGFLAFGSTHWAMVEARDRLTAQSLKSSYLLLKALPFSAEVPRFLAGHSRIYVVEQNRDGQMAALLKAEYPQAASRIRSVRHYTGLPITAGFVTGEVLRQETEMAPVAEGVMR, from the coding sequence GTGAAACCGGTCGTCAACGACTTCAGCATCCATGTCGCCACGGTCAATGGCTCGGGCAGCCAGACCGCGAACACCGTGCTGCTGCGCGCGATCTTCCAGATGGGCATCCCGGTGAGCGGGAAGAACCTGTTCCCCTCGAACATCGCCGGCCTGCCCACGTGGTTCACGATCCGCGCCAGCGGGAAGGGCTACATCGCGCGTGGCGAGCGCAACGACGTGCTAGTGGTGATGAACCCCGAGACGGCCGCCGAGGACGTCGCCTTGGTCGAGCCGGGCTGCGTCATCCTCCTCAACGACCAGATCAAGATCCCGCCGGTCGCCGAGGACCGGATCGTCTACTCGATCCCGATGAAGAGCCTGATCGAGCCGATCACCACCGACGTGAAGCTGCGGAAGCTGGTGATCAACATGATCTACGTGGGGGTGCTGTCGCAGTTGCTCGGCATCGAGGAGGCGGAGATCGAGCGCGCGCTCGACGCGCAGCTCGGGCACAAGAAGAAGGCGCTGGAGCTCAACCACAAGGCGGTGCGCGCCGGCTGGGAGTGGGCGCGGGCAAATCTGGAGAAGCGCGACCCCTTCAAGCTCGAGCGCATCAACGCGACCCAGGGCAAGATCCTGATCGACGGCAACGCCGCCGCGGCGCTCGGCTCGATGTTCGGCGGCGTCACCGTGGCGACCTGGTACCCGATCACGCCGTCGTCCAGCCTGATCGAATCGCTGATCGGCTACCTCGAGCGGTTCCGCCGCGATCCACAGACGGGCAAGGCGAGCTTCGCGGTGGTCCAGGCCGAAGACGAGATCGCCGCGGTCGGCATGGTGCTCGGCGCCGGCTGGGCCGGCGCGCGCGCGATGACCTCGACTTCGGGGCCTGGCATCTCGCTGATGGCGGAGTTCACCGGCTACGGCTACTACGCCGAGATTCCCGCGGTCATCTGGGACATCCAGCGCGTGGGCCCCAGCACGGGTCTGCCGACACGCACCGCGCAGGGCGACGTCCAGTTCGTGCACTCGCTGTCGCACGGCGACACGCGTCACGTGGTGCTGCTGCCCTCGTCCGTGCGCGACTGCTTCGACTTCGGAATTCAGGCCTTCGACCTGGCCGAGCGCCTGCAAACGCCGGTGTTCGTGCTCAGCGATCTCGACCTCGGCATGAACAACTGGATGAGCGACCCGTTCCCCTATCCCGAGAAGCCTTGGGACCGCGGAAAGGTTCTCGGTGAGAAGGAGCTGGCCGAGCTGCCGACGTTCGAGCGCTACCGCGACGTCGACGGCGACGGCATTCCGTATCGCACTCTGCCGGGGGTGCGGGATTCGAAGGGGGCCTACTTCACGCGTGGGTCGGGTCACGACGAAGCGGCGCGCTATACCGAAAGCTCCGAGGCCTATCCGCGGGTCATGGACCGGCTCAACCGCAAGTACGAGACCGCGCGCACGCTGGTGCCTCCTCCGGTCGTCGAAATGGTCGACGGGGCGGAAATCGGCTTCCTCGCCTTCGGGTCCACGCACTGGGCCATGGTCGAGGCTCGCGACCGTCTGACCGCGCAGAGCCTGAAGAGCAGCTACCTGCTGCTCAAGGCATTGCCGTTCTCGGCCGAGGTGCCGCGGTTCCTCGCCGGCCATTCCCGCATCTACGTGGTGGAGCAGAACCGCGACGGACAGATGGCGGCCCTGCTCAAGGCCGAGTATCCCCAGGCCGCGAGCCGGATCCGGTCGGTGCGCCACTACACCGGGTTGCCGATCACCGCCGGATTCGTGACCGGAGAAGTCCTGAGACAGGAGACGGAAATGGCCCCGGTGGCCGAAGGAGTGATGCGATGA
- a CDS encoding 2-oxoacid:ferredoxin oxidoreductase subunit beta: MTVTQTPGAERNRVGLTRADYDGAKTTLCPGCGHNAITAAIIQAAFESNVEPHRLAKLSGIGCSSKTPAYFVSSSHGFNAVHGRMPSIATGVRVANRELLLIGVSGDGDTASIGLGQFCHLVRRNVPVVYIIENNGVYGLTKGQFSATADVGSTMKGGKANELMPIDCCAVALELGCGFVARSFSGDVKQLRALLKSAFAHRGTAVLDVISPCVTFADHEGSTKSYAYVKEHDAPLHGIDFVPYYEDITVDYEPGTTREVTMPDGSRIFLKKLGGDYDPTDRDRATAAIRDAQKEGKLATGLLYVNPAAPPYEDDLKLADPPLATLPLEQVRPPKQVLTQIMEQLQTGRGLGSPAGGG; the protein is encoded by the coding sequence ATGACGGTCACCCAGACTCCCGGCGCCGAGCGCAACCGGGTCGGACTGACGCGCGCCGACTACGACGGCGCCAAGACCACGCTGTGCCCCGGCTGCGGCCACAACGCGATCACCGCGGCCATCATCCAGGCGGCGTTCGAATCCAACGTCGAGCCGCACCGGCTGGCCAAGCTGTCGGGCATCGGCTGCTCCAGCAAGACGCCCGCGTACTTCGTGTCGTCGTCCCACGGATTCAACGCCGTGCACGGCCGCATGCCGAGCATCGCCACCGGCGTGCGGGTGGCCAACCGCGAGCTGCTGCTGATCGGCGTCTCGGGCGACGGGGACACCGCCTCGATCGGGCTCGGGCAGTTCTGCCACCTGGTGCGCCGCAACGTGCCGGTGGTCTACATCATCGAGAACAACGGCGTCTACGGGCTCACCAAGGGCCAGTTCTCGGCCACCGCGGATGTCGGCAGCACCATGAAAGGCGGCAAGGCCAACGAGCTGATGCCGATCGACTGCTGCGCGGTCGCGCTCGAGCTCGGCTGCGGCTTCGTGGCGCGCAGCTTCTCGGGCGACGTCAAGCAGCTGCGCGCCCTGCTCAAGTCGGCTTTCGCGCACCGCGGCACCGCCGTGCTCGACGTGATCAGTCCGTGCGTCACCTTCGCGGACCACGAAGGCTCGACCAAATCGTACGCCTACGTGAAGGAGCACGATGCGCCCCTCCACGGCATCGACTTCGTGCCCTACTACGAGGACATCACGGTCGATTACGAACCGGGCACCACGCGCGAGGTGACGATGCCCGACGGCTCGCGCATCTTCCTCAAGAAGCTGGGCGGGGACTACGATCCGACCGATCGCGACCGCGCCACGGCGGCGATCCGCGACGCGCAGAAGGAAGGCAAGCTCGCCACCGGGCTGCTCTACGTGAACCCGGCCGCGCCTCCTTACGAGGATGATCTGAAGCTGGCCGACCCGCCGCTCGCCACGCTGCCCCTCGAGCAGGTGCGTCCGCCGAAGCAGGTGCTGACGCAGATCATGGAACAGCTCCAGACCGGAAGAGGATTGGGCTCACCGGCAGGAGGCGGCTAG
- a CDS encoding esterase-like activity of phytase family protein, with translation MRAAIALCALLAAWSASSSSAPPPGWYERLSAAREALARDDLDAALPELLAVDSMVGGHPGAMFALAQIAARRGARATALKHLNDLAATGLTRRLRGDTTFASLEGDPQFYAVAARLDSNATPISKAEVAARLDDASLLPEDLAWDGRRRRFLVSSIHRRRILALNAEGAIIDFVKAGQGSWGFYGLAIDASRGRLWATTAASPTSEGFDAADSGRTALVAFDLATGQPLTRVELQRDGARHVLGDLTLGRDGTVYVTESMGGGVYRLRSGRTTLDTLARPGTFHSPQTPVLASDGRRLLIPEYARGIAALEIVSGRVTWLAKPRSLASGGIDGLYRDGKKLIAIQNGTSPHRVLELTLDASETRIVSWRVLEQASEWLGEPNHGTFVGKNFYFIGNSGWDRVSDAEILETPADARPPVLLRLQR, from the coding sequence ATGCGCGCCGCGATCGCGCTCTGCGCCTTGCTCGCGGCGTGGAGCGCCTCCTCCTCGAGCGCCCCCCCGCCTGGCTGGTACGAGCGCTTGAGCGCGGCGCGCGAAGCGCTCGCACGGGACGATCTGGACGCGGCCTTGCCCGAGCTGCTGGCGGTCGACTCGATGGTGGGCGGACACCCTGGAGCGATGTTCGCGCTGGCGCAGATCGCTGCGAGGCGCGGCGCGCGGGCCACGGCATTGAAGCACCTGAACGACCTGGCGGCGACCGGCCTGACTCGCCGGCTCCGAGGCGACACGACCTTCGCCTCGCTCGAGGGCGATCCGCAGTTCTATGCCGTTGCCGCTCGTCTCGATTCGAACGCGACCCCGATCAGCAAGGCGGAGGTGGCGGCGAGGCTCGATGATGCCAGCTTGCTGCCCGAGGATCTCGCATGGGATGGAAGACGGCGGCGCTTTCTCGTGAGCTCGATCCATCGCCGAAGGATCCTCGCCCTCAATGCGGAGGGCGCGATCATCGACTTCGTGAAGGCGGGTCAGGGATCGTGGGGCTTCTACGGGCTCGCGATCGACGCGTCGCGCGGCCGGCTATGGGCCACCACCGCGGCCAGCCCGACCTCCGAAGGCTTCGACGCCGCCGATTCGGGGCGCACGGCGCTGGTGGCGTTCGATCTGGCGACCGGCCAGCCGCTGACCCGCGTCGAGCTGCAGCGCGACGGCGCCAGGCACGTGCTCGGCGATCTCACGCTCGGCCGTGACGGCACCGTGTACGTCACCGAATCGATGGGGGGCGGCGTCTACCGTCTGCGCTCCGGCCGTACGACGCTCGACACGCTGGCGCGGCCCGGGACGTTCCACTCCCCGCAGACGCCCGTGCTGGCGTCCGACGGCCGGCGCCTCTTGATTCCGGAATACGCGCGCGGCATCGCCGCGCTCGAGATCGTCAGCGGCCGCGTCACCTGGCTCGCCAAGCCCCGCTCGCTGGCGTCGGGCGGCATCGATGGGCTCTACCGGGACGGCAAGAAGCTGATCGCCATCCAGAACGGCACCTCGCCGCATCGCGTGCTCGAGCTCACGCTCGACGCGAGCGAGACCCGCATCGTCTCCTGGCGGGTGCTGGAGCAGGCCTCGGAGTGGCTGGGCGAGCCGAACCACGGCACGTTCGTGGGCAAGAACTTCTACTTCATCGGCAACAGCGGATGGGATCGGGTCAGCGACGCGGAGATCCTCGAGACGCCTGCCGACGCGCGGCCGCCGGTGTTGCTGCGGCTGCAGCGCTGA
- a CDS encoding rhodanese-like domain-containing protein, with protein sequence MHFKQFYVGCLAHASYLIGDGGEAAVVDPSRDVQMYLDEAAAHGLTIRWILETHLHADFVSGHRELAARTGATIAIGAKAEPGYAHHPLREGDEVRVGGVVIRALETPGHTPESLCFLVYEHAGDEKPWAVLTGDTLFVGDVGRVDILSSRLPVTELAGMMYDSLHGKLLKLPDETLVYPAHGAGSLCGKSISQDSSSTIGRERRMNAALAERGRDAFIAEITRDVPETPVYFLHSRDLNKAGPSLDAQRPFPPSLTPRDVEARIAKGAVLLDTRPTEAFAECHPRGALSVSLDGQYASWVGTLVRPDEEIILVVEPDRAEEAVMRLARVGYERVTGILEGGCERWVAEGLPTQSVTMVPSSALSMTESHVLDVRRPSEYARFRLPLSTFIPLAKLPKELSELDHDAEWKVTCASGYRSMIAASILQRAGFAHVRSVKGGLDAYRASRLPVDEGLPVD encoded by the coding sequence ATGCACTTCAAACAGTTCTACGTCGGCTGTCTGGCCCACGCCTCTTACCTCATCGGCGACGGTGGCGAGGCCGCGGTGGTGGATCCCTCGCGCGACGTGCAGATGTACCTCGACGAGGCGGCCGCGCACGGGCTCACGATCCGCTGGATCCTCGAGACCCACCTTCATGCCGACTTCGTCTCGGGCCATCGCGAGCTGGCGGCGCGCACCGGGGCCACGATCGCCATCGGCGCCAAGGCCGAACCGGGCTACGCCCATCACCCGCTTCGCGAAGGTGACGAGGTTCGCGTCGGGGGTGTCGTCATTCGTGCGCTGGAGACTCCGGGTCACACGCCGGAGAGCTTGTGCTTCCTGGTCTACGAGCACGCCGGCGACGAGAAGCCCTGGGCGGTGCTGACCGGCGACACGCTGTTCGTCGGCGATGTCGGACGCGTCGACATCCTCTCGTCACGACTGCCGGTCACCGAGCTGGCGGGAATGATGTATGACAGCCTGCACGGCAAGCTGCTGAAGCTCCCGGACGAGACCCTGGTGTATCCGGCGCACGGCGCCGGATCGCTGTGCGGCAAGTCGATCTCCCAGGACAGCTCGAGCACGATCGGCCGCGAGCGCCGGATGAACGCCGCGCTGGCCGAGCGCGGACGTGACGCGTTCATCGCCGAGATCACCCGCGACGTGCCGGAGACCCCCGTCTACTTCCTCCACTCGCGCGACCTCAACAAGGCAGGCCCGTCGCTCGACGCCCAGCGCCCGTTTCCGCCCTCACTCACGCCCCGCGATGTCGAAGCCAGGATCGCCAAAGGCGCGGTGCTCCTCGATACGCGCCCCACCGAGGCTTTCGCCGAATGCCATCCTCGCGGAGCTCTGAGCGTGAGCCTCGATGGTCAGTACGCCTCCTGGGTCGGGACCCTGGTCCGGCCCGACGAGGAGATCATCCTCGTGGTCGAGCCGGATCGCGCGGAGGAAGCGGTGATGCGACTGGCCCGGGTCGGTTACGAGCGCGTCACCGGCATCCTCGAGGGTGGATGCGAGCGCTGGGTCGCGGAGGGCCTGCCGACGCAGTCGGTGACCATGGTGCCTTCGAGCGCGCTGTCGATGACCGAGAGTCACGTGCTGGACGTCAGACGTCCGAGCGAATACGCGCGATTCCGTCTTCCTCTGTCGACCTTCATCCCGCTGGCGAAACTCCCGAAGGAGCTCTCCGAGCTCGATCATGACGCCGAGTGGAAGGTGACGTGCGCGAGCGGGTATCGCTCGATGATCGCAGCCAGCATTCTTCAGCGCGCGGGGTTTGCCCACGTGCGAAGCGTGAAGGGTGGGCTCGATGCCTACCGCGCTTCCCGGCTGCCGGTGGACGAGGGCCTTCCGGTCGACTGA